The following proteins are encoded in a genomic region of Chloroflexota bacterium:
- a CDS encoding S41 family peptidase codes for MRTTRYVLSAFVIFALIIGAFGAGFVARGWLTARYQQQPASVEQQFAIFWEAWNIAQENFVDPTALDPKAMTYGAIRGMLDSLGDIGHTRFLTPKDLAEERVSMTGKYSGIGAEIGMRDGRPVIIAPFDGSPAQQAGIQAGDYIIRVDGEDTSGLSLDEVVARIRGPEGSQVTLTIMRPGSASLLEFTIVREVIRIAAVSWAMIPETHIAHIRISQFSATALPGLKDALTAAKNAGAQALIVDVRNNPGGLLDQAVSVASQFLASGNVVLEERRDGSRKPYPVERGGLAVDIPIAVLVNEGSASASEIFAGAIQDNGRGVIVGQPTFGTGTVLSTFNLSDGSAILLGTAQWLTPSGRSLRRQGITPDEVVALPADGTILTPAKSGTLAPDEIEKAGDTQLARAIRILAPQTATASGFAAATTVPDRQCSSVSR; via the coding sequence TTGCGCACGACCCGCTATGTCCTGTCCGCCTTCGTCATATTCGCGCTCATCATCGGCGCGTTTGGGGCCGGCTTTGTGGCCCGTGGATGGCTGACCGCCCGCTATCAGCAGCAGCCCGCCAGCGTTGAGCAGCAGTTCGCCATCTTCTGGGAAGCGTGGAATATCGCTCAGGAGAACTTTGTGGACCCGACCGCGCTGGACCCCAAGGCCATGACCTACGGGGCCATCCGCGGGATGTTGGATTCGCTGGGAGACATCGGCCACACCCGCTTCCTCACGCCGAAGGACCTGGCCGAGGAGCGCGTGAGCATGACCGGCAAGTATTCCGGCATCGGCGCGGAGATTGGGATGCGCGACGGTCGCCCCGTTATTATCGCGCCGTTTGACGGCTCGCCGGCCCAACAGGCGGGCATCCAGGCGGGCGACTACATCATCCGCGTGGACGGCGAGGACACCAGCGGCCTGTCGCTGGACGAGGTGGTGGCCCGCATCCGAGGCCCCGAGGGGTCGCAGGTTACCCTCACCATCATGCGCCCCGGCAGCGCCTCGCTGCTGGAGTTCACCATCGTGCGCGAGGTCATTCGCATCGCCGCCGTATCGTGGGCCATGATCCCCGAAACCCACATCGCCCACATACGCATCAGCCAGTTTAGCGCCACTGCCCTGCCCGGCCTCAAGGACGCCCTCACGGCGGCCAAGAATGCCGGCGCGCAGGCGCTCATCGTGGACGTGCGCAACAACCCCGGCGGGCTTCTGGATCAGGCCGTGTCCGTCGCCAGCCAGTTCTTGGCCTCGGGCAACGTGGTTCTGGAGGAGCGGCGGGACGGCTCGCGCAAGCCCTACCCGGTGGAGCGGGGTGGATTGGCCGTAGACATCCCCATCGCGGTGCTGGTGAACGAGGGGTCGGCCAGCGCGTCCGAGATTTTCGCGGGTGCCATCCAGGACAACGGGCGGGGCGTCATCGTGGGCCAGCCTACTTTCGGCACCGGCACCGTGCTGTCCACGTTCAATCTCAGCGACGGCTCGGCCATCCTGCTCGGCACGGCGCAGTGGCTCACGCCGAGCGGGCGCAGCCTGCGGCGCCAGGGCATCACGCCGGACGAGGTCGTGGCGCTCCCCGCCGACGGGACCATCCTCACGCCTGCCAAGTCGGGAACCTTGGCCCCCGACGAGATTGAGAAGGCTGGCGACACCCAACTGGCCCGCGCCATTCGGATTCTGGCACCGCAGACGGCGACGGCCTCCGGCTTCGCCGCCGCCACCACCGTGCCCGACAGGCAGTGCTCCAGCGTTTCGCGTTGA
- a CDS encoding Crp/Fnr family transcriptional regulator: MEGLASLFRPRTVGKDEYLFFEGDPADTLYLVGSGRIKVLKHSDTGKEMLLEIVSAGDTVGEIGILDGSVYPVSAQAMETSQVWGIRRADYLRALDRHPELALQTARSLGKRLQEAYQTMMSLAVERVERRIARVLLKLAAATGQRTGEGILINAPITRQDIADMTGTTVETAIRVMSRWTKRGIIRSRRGRITLVQPHQLVLIAEEVGRE; this comes from the coding sequence ATGGAAGGTCTGGCGTCGCTCTTCCGCCCGCGAACCGTGGGCAAGGACGAGTATTTGTTCTTTGAGGGCGACCCGGCGGATACGCTGTACCTGGTGGGCAGCGGGCGCATCAAGGTCCTGAAGCATTCCGACACGGGCAAGGAGATGCTCCTGGAAATCGTGTCGGCGGGCGACACCGTGGGCGAAATCGGCATCCTGGACGGCTCGGTCTATCCCGTCTCGGCCCAGGCCATGGAAACGTCGCAGGTGTGGGGAATTCGCCGCGCGGACTATCTCCGCGCGCTGGATCGGCATCCGGAACTGGCGCTCCAGACGGCGCGGAGCCTGGGCAAGCGGCTCCAGGAAGCGTACCAGACCATGATGAGCCTGGCGGTGGAGCGGGTGGAGCGGCGAATCGCCCGCGTCCTGCTGAAACTGGCCGCCGCCACGGGCCAGCGCACGGGCGAAGGCATCCTCATCAACGCCCCCATCACCCGCCAGGACATCGCCGACATGACGGGCACCACCGTGGAGACGGCCATTCGCGTCATGAGCCGATGGACCAAGCGCGGCATCATCCGTTCGCGGCGCGGGCGCATCACCCTGGTTCAGCCGCACCAACTGGTGCTCATCGCCGAGGAAGTAGGGCGCGAGTAG
- a CDS encoding inorganic diphosphatase, producing the protein MNLWNELPVGPDWPEVINVIVEIPKGSRNKYEYDKRLGVIKLNRVLFSSLYYPGDYGLIPRTHYEDGDPLDVLVMINEPTFPGCVLEARPVAFFRMMDRDLPDDKVLAVPASDPLYTEIRDLEDVPPHFLREVAHFFSVYKDLEEIRVKPIGWEPREAAYEHIRHAVELYSREGARLR; encoded by the coding sequence ATGAACCTGTGGAATGAACTTCCCGTAGGCCCCGACTGGCCCGAAGTCATCAACGTCATCGTGGAGATTCCCAAGGGGAGCCGCAACAAATACGAGTACGACAAGCGCCTGGGCGTGATCAAACTGAATCGTGTCCTGTTCTCGTCCCTGTACTACCCCGGCGACTACGGGCTTATTCCGCGCACCCACTACGAGGACGGCGACCCGCTGGATGTGCTGGTGATGATCAACGAGCCGACCTTCCCCGGCTGCGTGCTGGAGGCGCGGCCGGTGGCGTTCTTCCGCATGATGGACAGGGACTTGCCCGACGACAAGGTGCTGGCCGTACCCGCGTCGGACCCGCTCTACACCGAAATCCGCGACCTGGAGGATGTCCCACCTCACTTCCTCCGCGAGGTGGCCCACTTCTTCTCTGTGTATAAGGACCTGGAAGAGATTCGCGTCAAGCCCATTGGCTGGGAACCGCGCGAAGCCGCCTACGAACACATACGCCATGCGGTTGAGTTGTACAGCAGAGAGGGCGCTCGGCTGCGATAG